The following proteins come from a genomic window of Sorex araneus isolate mSorAra2 chromosome 1, mSorAra2.pri, whole genome shotgun sequence:
- the ANKRD37 gene encoding ankyrin repeat domain-containing protein 37 isoform X1, which yields MLQPPGGEAPQAWVRLLGVAKVGVRRREAGPLGLAVLKFFHFSLGPCTLTCVSQQRATLRAALARIAGFCSKWKMQLLDCNPEVDGLKHLLEIGTSVNAPPDLYQQSPVHLAAGGGLPCFILWQLQMGADLNQQDAVGEAPIHKAAKVGSLECLSLLVAGDAQINLCNKNGQTAEDLAWSYGFPECAKFLTAIKCMQAIKSSERDHCVPVLRQKRSLGSAENIYGKRKCCGRDGIKKNLLHSTAALDI from the exons ATGCTGCAGCCACCAGGAGGGGAAGCCCCGCAGGCCTGGGTTAGGTTGCTGGGCGTGGCCAAAGTTGGGGTGCGGCGGCGTGAAGCCGGCCCGCTGGGCCTGGCGGTCCTTAAATTCTTCCACTTTTCGCTCGGACCATGCACTCTTACCTGTGTAAGTCAGCAGCGAGCGACCCTGCGCGCTGCCCTCGCGAGGATCGCGGGCTTCTGCTCGAAGTGGAAAATGCAGTTGCTCGATTGCAACCCAGAG GTGGATGGTCTGAAACATCTGCTGGAGATCGGTACTTCGGTCAATGCACCCCCAGATCTCTACCAGCAGTCGCCTGTTCACTTAGCCGCAGGCGGGGGTCTCCCTTGCTTTATCCTCTGGCAGCTGCAAATGGGCGCTGACCTCAATCAACAG GATGCTGTTGGAGAAGCCCCAATACACAAGGCAGCAAAAGTTGGAAGCCTGGAATGCCTTAGCCTGCTTGTAGCTGGTGATGCACAAATTAA TTTATGTAATAAGAATGGGCAAACTGCCGAAGATCTTGCTTGGTCATACGGATTTCCAGAATGTGCCAAGTTTCTTACAGCAATCAAATGTATGCAGGCAATAAAATCAAGTGAACGAGATCATTGTGTTCCAGTCCTCAGGCAGAAACGCAGTTTGGGAAGTGCAGAAAATATATATGGGAAAAGGAAGTGTTG
- the ANKRD37 gene encoding ankyrin repeat domain-containing protein 37 isoform X4 has product MLQPPGGEAPQAWVRLLGVAKVGVRRREAGPLGLAVLKFFHFSLGPCTLTCVSQQRATLRAALARIAGFCSKWKMQLLDCNPEVDGLKHLLEIGTSVNAPPDLYQQSPVHLAAGGGLPCFILWQLQMGADLNQQDAVGEAPIHKAAKVGSLECLSLLVAGDAQINLCNKNGQTAEDLAWSYGFPECAKFLTAIKCMQAIKSSERDHCVPVLRQKRSLGSAENIYGKRKC; this is encoded by the exons ATGCTGCAGCCACCAGGAGGGGAAGCCCCGCAGGCCTGGGTTAGGTTGCTGGGCGTGGCCAAAGTTGGGGTGCGGCGGCGTGAAGCCGGCCCGCTGGGCCTGGCGGTCCTTAAATTCTTCCACTTTTCGCTCGGACCATGCACTCTTACCTGTGTAAGTCAGCAGCGAGCGACCCTGCGCGCTGCCCTCGCGAGGATCGCGGGCTTCTGCTCGAAGTGGAAAATGCAGTTGCTCGATTGCAACCCAGAG GTGGATGGTCTGAAACATCTGCTGGAGATCGGTACTTCGGTCAATGCACCCCCAGATCTCTACCAGCAGTCGCCTGTTCACTTAGCCGCAGGCGGGGGTCTCCCTTGCTTTATCCTCTGGCAGCTGCAAATGGGCGCTGACCTCAATCAACAG GATGCTGTTGGAGAAGCCCCAATACACAAGGCAGCAAAAGTTGGAAGCCTGGAATGCCTTAGCCTGCTTGTAGCTGGTGATGCACAAATTAA TTTATGTAATAAGAATGGGCAAACTGCCGAAGATCTTGCTTGGTCATACGGATTTCCAGAATGTGCCAAGTTTCTTACAGCAATCAAATGTATGCAGGCAATAAAATCAAGTGAACGAGATCATTGTGTTCCAGTCCTCAGGCAGAAACGCAGTTTGGGAAGTGCAGAAAATATATATGGGAAAAGGAAGTGTTG a
- the ANKRD37 gene encoding ankyrin repeat domain-containing protein 37 isoform X3 produces MLQPPGGEAPQAWVRLLGVAKVGVRRREAGPLGLAVLKFFHFSLGPCTLTCVSQQRATLRAALARIAGFCSKWKMQLLDCNPEVDGLKHLLEIGTSVNAPPDLYQQSPVHLAAGGGLPCFILWQLQMGADLNQQDAVGEAPIHKAAKVGSLECLSLLVAGDAQINLCNKNGQTAEDLAWSYGFPECAKFLTAIKCMQAIKSSERDHCVPVLRQKRSLGSAENIYGKRKC; encoded by the exons ATGCTGCAGCCACCAGGAGGGGAAGCCCCGCAGGCCTGGGTTAGGTTGCTGGGCGTGGCCAAAGTTGGGGTGCGGCGGCGTGAAGCCGGCCCGCTGGGCCTGGCGGTCCTTAAATTCTTCCACTTTTCGCTCGGACCATGCACTCTTACCTGTGTAAGTCAGCAGCGAGCGACCCTGCGCGCTGCCCTCGCGAGGATCGCGGGCTTCTGCTCGAAGTGGAAAATGCAGTTGCTCGATTGCAACCCAGAG GTGGATGGTCTGAAACATCTGCTGGAGATCGGTACTTCGGTCAATGCACCCCCAGATCTCTACCAGCAGTCGCCTGTTCACTTAGCCGCAGGCGGGGGTCTCCCTTGCTTTATCCTCTGGCAGCTGCAAATGGGCGCTGACCTCAATCAACAG GATGCTGTTGGAGAAGCCCCAATACACAAGGCAGCAAAAGTTGGAAGCCTGGAATGCCTTAGCCTGCTTGTAGCTGGTGATGCACAAATTAA TTTATGTAATAAGAATGGGCAAACTGCCGAAGATCTTGCTTGGTCATACGGATTTCCAGAATGTGCCAAGTTTCTTACAGCAATCAAATGTATGCAGGCAATAAAATCAAGTGAACGAGATCATTGTGTTCCAGTCCTCAGGCAGAAACGCAGTTTGGGAAGTGCAGAAAATATATATGGGAAAAGGAAGTGTTG A
- the ANKRD37 gene encoding ankyrin repeat domain-containing protein 37 isoform X2, producing the protein MLQPPGGEAPQAWVRLLGVAKVGVRRREAGPLGLAVLKFFHFSLGPCTLTCVSQQRATLRAALARIAGFCSKWKMQLLDCNPEVDGLKHLLEIGTSVNAPPDLYQQSPVHLAAGGGLPCFILWQLQMGADLNQQDAVGEAPIHKAAKVGSLECLSLLVAGDAQINLCNKNGQTAEDLAWSYGFPECAKFLTAIKCMQAIKSSERDHCVPVLRQKRSLGSAENIYGKRKCW; encoded by the exons ATGCTGCAGCCACCAGGAGGGGAAGCCCCGCAGGCCTGGGTTAGGTTGCTGGGCGTGGCCAAAGTTGGGGTGCGGCGGCGTGAAGCCGGCCCGCTGGGCCTGGCGGTCCTTAAATTCTTCCACTTTTCGCTCGGACCATGCACTCTTACCTGTGTAAGTCAGCAGCGAGCGACCCTGCGCGCTGCCCTCGCGAGGATCGCGGGCTTCTGCTCGAAGTGGAAAATGCAGTTGCTCGATTGCAACCCAGAG GTGGATGGTCTGAAACATCTGCTGGAGATCGGTACTTCGGTCAATGCACCCCCAGATCTCTACCAGCAGTCGCCTGTTCACTTAGCCGCAGGCGGGGGTCTCCCTTGCTTTATCCTCTGGCAGCTGCAAATGGGCGCTGACCTCAATCAACAG GATGCTGTTGGAGAAGCCCCAATACACAAGGCAGCAAAAGTTGGAAGCCTGGAATGCCTTAGCCTGCTTGTAGCTGGTGATGCACAAATTAA TTTATGTAATAAGAATGGGCAAACTGCCGAAGATCTTGCTTGGTCATACGGATTTCCAGAATGTGCCAAGTTTCTTACAGCAATCAAATGTATGCAGGCAATAAAATCAAGTGAACGAGATCATTGTGTTCCAGTCCTCAGGCAGAAACGCAGTTTGGGAAGTGCAGAAAATATATATGGGAAAAGGAAGTGTTG GTAG